The Christiangramia flava JLT2011 genome has a segment encoding these proteins:
- a CDS encoding beta-N-acetylhexosaminidase codes for MCKILTSARIAMVFLFVMASCSGVKTAEKTSAITAEIPALIPLPTEVNWRDEVYQLPKKNTICAAPGTETAAKWLEKLLISANLNPKMLTAESCGNWQLKLNKDLISSIGEEGYALTVNDSGILLESGSEAGLFYGIQTLRQFFPAQIETGKTGKIAFRQVHIRDTPAYEWRGSMVDMARSFFGMDYLKTHIDRMALYKMNRLHLHLSDDQGWRIQLDAYPQLTEIGSKSSVEGGRSGFLTKEQFSEIQKYAKERHIIVIPEIDMPGHIYAALRSLPELNCEDQSNINPAHVLPPEPYTGYKVGWTKFCMDNPKTYEFAQNVLREIAEMTMGDYLHIGGDEIEDPAYEEFILKIDKMVQDLGKTGIGWEEITKAAVSNNMISQQWHGKVNPKNKNIRQIESICSSFYLDHANVPGQPNTLNWCNKEGVSLADVYGFRSENPNALGMEAPVWSEHVLTDEMMDDRFWPRLMAVAEISWSPKQALDFEDFKQRLGRQGLRMKLMGIHHYPTPGIAWPEVPVNSVYTDVFSGFSPNN; via the coding sequence ATGTGTAAGATCCTAACTTCCGCGCGCATCGCCATGGTATTCCTGTTTGTTATGGCTTCCTGTTCCGGTGTAAAAACTGCGGAAAAAACTTCAGCTATTACTGCGGAAATCCCAGCTTTGATCCCTTTACCAACTGAAGTGAACTGGCGCGATGAGGTCTATCAGCTTCCGAAGAAAAACACTATTTGCGCGGCACCTGGGACTGAAACTGCCGCAAAATGGCTGGAAAAATTGCTGATATCTGCCAATCTTAATCCAAAAATGCTTACTGCGGAAAGCTGTGGAAACTGGCAATTGAAACTTAATAAAGATCTTATTTCCAGCATTGGCGAGGAAGGCTATGCTCTTACGGTGAATGATTCCGGAATATTGCTGGAAAGTGGGAGCGAGGCCGGGCTTTTCTACGGAATCCAGACCCTCAGGCAATTCTTTCCGGCCCAGATCGAAACCGGCAAAACCGGGAAGATCGCTTTCAGGCAGGTGCACATCCGGGATACTCCGGCTTACGAATGGAGAGGTTCTATGGTTGATATGGCCAGGAGTTTTTTCGGAATGGATTACCTGAAAACGCACATAGACCGAATGGCCCTCTACAAAATGAACCGACTGCATCTTCACCTGAGCGATGATCAGGGATGGAGGATTCAATTGGATGCCTACCCGCAGCTTACCGAGATCGGTTCCAAAAGTTCAGTGGAAGGTGGCAGATCTGGTTTTTTAACCAAGGAACAATTCAGTGAAATTCAAAAATATGCCAAAGAAAGACATATTATCGTGATCCCGGAGATCGATATGCCCGGGCATATTTACGCGGCGCTGAGGTCGCTGCCAGAATTGAACTGCGAGGATCAGTCGAATATCAATCCGGCACATGTCCTGCCTCCGGAGCCTTACACAGGTTATAAGGTTGGCTGGACCAAATTCTGCATGGATAATCCAAAGACTTATGAATTTGCCCAGAATGTACTTCGTGAAATAGCCGAAATGACCATGGGTGATTACCTGCATATTGGCGGGGACGAGATCGAAGACCCTGCTTACGAGGAATTCATTCTGAAGATCGATAAAATGGTTCAGGATCTCGGGAAGACCGGTATTGGCTGGGAAGAGATCACCAAGGCAGCGGTAAGCAACAATATGATCAGCCAGCAATGGCACGGAAAAGTGAATCCTAAGAATAAAAATATCAGGCAAATCGAATCTATATGTTCCAGTTTTTACCTGGATCACGCCAATGTTCCAGGCCAGCCCAATACGCTGAACTGGTGCAATAAGGAAGGGGTGTCGCTGGCTGATGTATACGGTTTTCGGTCAGAAAACCCTAATGCTTTGGGGATGGAAGCGCCGGTATGGAGCGAGCATGTCCTGACCGATGAGATGATGGACGATCGTTTCTGGCCGCGGCTTATGGCCGTTGCGGAAATTTCCTGGTCACCGAAACAAGCGCTGGATTTTGAAGATTTCAAGCAGCGACTGGGAAGACAGGGACTTCGGATGAAGTTGATGGGTATTCACCATTATCCAACACCCGGAATTGCCTGGCCAGAGGTGCCGGTAAATTCAGTATACACCGATGTTTTTTCAGGATTCAGCCCAAATAACTAA
- the lepA gene encoding translation elongation factor 4, with translation MKNIRNFCIIAHIDHGKSTLADRLLDFTGSVTEREKQEQLLDNMDLERERGITIKSHAIQMDYVHEGEEYVLNLIDTPGHVDFSYEVSRSIAACEGALLVVDAAQSIQAQTISNLYLALENDLEIIPVLNKVDLPSANPEEVTDDIVDLLGCDPSEVIPASAKTGIGIQEILDAIINRIPAPTGKVDAPLRALIFDSVYNPFRGVETFFRVINGTIKKGQRIKFVNTDKQYDADEVGTLKLKQQPKKEIKTGDVGYLITGIKDAREVKVGDTITDAENPTTEAVAGFEDVKPMVFAGIYPVDTEDYEDLRASMEKLQLNDASLTFVPESSAALGFGFRCGFLGMLHLEIIQERLEREFDMTVITTVPNVSYHAFTNKHPDDVILVNNPSDLPDPSTLNRVEEPFIKATIITKANYVGPVMSLCIEKRGEIVNQTYLTTERVELTFDMPLAEIVFDFYDRLKTVSRGYASFDYSPIGMRASHLVKVDVLLNANKVDALSALLHKDNAYDIGKKMCEKLKELIPRQQFDIPIQAAIGAKIISRETVKALRKDVTAKCYGGDISRKRKLLEKQKKGKKRMRQVGNVEIPQEAFMAVLKLND, from the coding sequence ATGAAGAACATTCGGAATTTTTGCATTATCGCACATATTGACCACGGGAAAAGTACCCTGGCCGACAGGCTGCTTGATTTCACCGGATCGGTTACGGAAAGAGAAAAACAGGAACAGCTGCTCGACAATATGGACCTGGAGCGGGAACGCGGGATCACCATTAAAAGTCACGCGATCCAGATGGATTACGTTCATGAAGGTGAGGAGTATGTGCTGAATCTTATCGACACTCCCGGTCACGTAGATTTCTCTTACGAGGTTTCCCGTTCTATCGCTGCCTGTGAAGGCGCGCTTTTAGTAGTCGATGCTGCTCAAAGCATACAGGCTCAGACCATTTCTAACCTGTACCTGGCTTTGGAAAATGACCTGGAAATTATTCCGGTTTTGAACAAAGTAGATTTGCCAAGTGCGAATCCTGAAGAAGTGACCGATGATATCGTGGACCTTTTAGGTTGTGATCCTTCCGAAGTTATTCCGGCCAGTGCGAAAACAGGCATCGGGATCCAGGAAATTCTGGATGCGATCATCAACAGGATTCCGGCACCAACAGGAAAAGTTGATGCGCCATTGCGCGCCCTGATCTTTGATTCAGTTTATAATCCTTTTCGTGGAGTGGAAACCTTTTTCCGTGTTATTAACGGGACGATCAAGAAAGGGCAGCGTATTAAATTCGTAAATACCGATAAACAATATGACGCTGATGAAGTTGGAACGCTGAAGCTGAAACAACAACCGAAGAAAGAAATTAAAACCGGCGATGTAGGTTACCTCATCACCGGGATCAAAGACGCCCGCGAAGTAAAAGTTGGTGATACCATTACAGATGCTGAAAATCCTACGACTGAAGCTGTTGCCGGATTCGAAGATGTAAAACCAATGGTTTTTGCCGGAATTTATCCGGTTGATACCGAAGATTACGAAGACCTTCGAGCTTCCATGGAAAAATTACAGCTAAACGATGCTTCGCTGACTTTCGTTCCTGAAAGTTCTGCGGCTCTTGGCTTTGGTTTCCGTTGTGGATTCTTGGGGATGCTTCACCTTGAAATTATCCAGGAACGCCTGGAACGTGAGTTCGATATGACCGTTATCACTACGGTTCCTAACGTATCGTACCACGCCTTTACCAACAAACATCCTGATGATGTAATTTTGGTAAATAACCCTTCAGACCTTCCGGATCCTTCCACTTTGAACAGGGTAGAAGAGCCGTTTATCAAGGCAACGATCATTACGAAGGCCAATTATGTTGGCCCTGTAATGTCGCTTTGTATCGAAAAAAGAGGGGAGATCGTGAATCAGACATACCTGACTACTGAGCGTGTGGAACTGACTTTTGACATGCCTTTAGCTGAAATTGTTTTTGATTTCTATGATCGCCTAAAAACTGTTTCCAGAGGTTATGCTTCTTTCGATTATTCACCTATCGGAATGCGTGCTTCACACCTGGTAAAAGTAGACGTGTTGCTTAATGCCAATAAAGTTGATGCACTTTCAGCCTTATTGCACAAAGACAATGCGTATGATATCGGGAAGAAAATGTGTGAAAAACTGAAGGAACTGATCCCAAGACAACAATTCGATATTCCAATCCAGGCTGCGATCGGCGCGAAGATCATCTCCCGTGAGACGGTTAAAGCACTTAGAAAAGACGTTACCGCGAAATGTTATGGTGGAGATATCTCCCGTAAGAGAAAGCTGTTAGAAAAGCAGAAAAAAGGTAAAAAGCGTATGCGGCAGGTAGGAAACGTCGAAATTCCGCAGGAAGCGTTTATGGCTGTTCTGAAACTGAACGACTAA
- a CDS encoding MBL fold metallo-hydrolase: MTLYPIEAGNFKLDGGAMFGVVPKSLWNRTNPADSNNMIDIAARCLLIEDGDKLILIDTGMGDKQSEKFFSYYYMWGDDSIDKSLKKHGFHRDDITDVFMTHLHFDHCGGSIQWNKDRTGYEPAFKNALFWSNEDHWEWATKPNDREKASFLKENIIPMQQSGKLHFVTRNEGEKFSEIQELGFGALFVDGHTDKQMIPHINYKGKKLVFMADLLPTAGHIPLPYVMGYDTRPLLTLDEKQQFLETAVQEDYYLFMEHDAHNQILTLKNTEKGVRLDKSFTFDEIFN, from the coding sequence ATGACACTTTATCCTATTGAAGCCGGGAACTTCAAACTGGATGGCGGGGCAATGTTTGGCGTGGTTCCCAAATCTCTTTGGAACAGAACCAACCCAGCAGATTCCAATAATATGATCGATATCGCGGCGCGTTGTCTTTTAATCGAAGATGGCGACAAACTTATTTTGATAGACACCGGAATGGGGGATAAGCAAAGCGAGAAATTCTTCAGTTATTATTATATGTGGGGGGATGATTCCATCGATAAATCCCTGAAAAAACATGGCTTTCACCGGGATGATATCACCGATGTTTTCATGACGCACCTTCATTTTGACCATTGCGGCGGAAGCATCCAGTGGAATAAGGATCGCACCGGCTACGAACCAGCCTTTAAAAATGCACTTTTCTGGAGCAACGAGGATCACTGGGAATGGGCCACCAAACCAAATGATCGCGAAAAAGCCTCATTTCTGAAGGAAAATATCATCCCGATGCAACAAAGCGGAAAACTTCATTTTGTAACTAGAAACGAAGGTGAAAAGTTTTCAGAAATTCAGGAATTAGGATTTGGCGCATTGTTTGTTGATGGTCATACCGATAAGCAAATGATTCCGCATATCAATTACAAAGGAAAAAAACTGGTTTTCATGGCCGATCTTTTGCCAACTGCAGGGCATATTCCCTTGCCGTATGTAATGGGTTATGATACCCGACCATTGTTGACGCTGGATGAAAAACAACAATTTCTGGAAACCGCAGTTCAGGAAGACTATTATCTTTTTATGGAACATGATGCACACAACCAGATCCTGACTTTGAAAAATACCGAAAAAGGCGTAAGGCTGGATAAAAGCTTTACTTTTGATGAAATATTTAACTAA
- a CDS encoding ROK family protein: MKQERIIGIDIGGTKIQMGVILNGVIEKKIKFPTRANAAQEEIIQDIIQQIEALETSFAGIGIGVPGLVDEDNGIIYDLVNIPSWQEVHLKEVLEAHFQKPVFITNDANMFALGEKYFGKGRGYRNFVGITIGTGFGSGIFINNRLYGGNYASAGELGSMPYKDSTIETYCSGKFFQQHYGSSGYELFERAQHGDPKAMQAFKEYGSHLGEAIKMILLILSPEAIFIGGSVSDSFKFFEEGLRESLNAFPFKRVLNDLEILTSDVSEVSLLGAAALVQDHLEELANLAIVPSKTDIKI; encoded by the coding sequence ATGAAGCAAGAACGAATTATAGGCATTGATATTGGCGGGACCAAAATTCAAATGGGCGTGATCCTGAACGGGGTGATCGAGAAAAAAATAAAATTTCCAACCCGGGCGAACGCTGCTCAGGAAGAAATCATACAGGACATCATTCAGCAAATCGAGGCGCTGGAAACCAGTTTTGCCGGGATCGGTATCGGGGTTCCGGGTCTTGTGGATGAAGATAACGGGATTATCTACGACCTGGTGAACATTCCATCCTGGCAGGAAGTACATTTAAAGGAAGTCCTGGAAGCCCATTTTCAGAAACCGGTTTTTATCACCAACGATGCGAATATGTTTGCTCTTGGTGAAAAATACTTCGGAAAGGGCAGGGGCTACCGCAATTTCGTAGGAATCACCATAGGTACCGGTTTTGGATCGGGCATTTTTATCAATAACCGACTCTACGGCGGAAATTATGCCAGTGCCGGCGAGCTCGGCAGTATGCCTTATAAAGACAGTACCATTGAAACCTATTGCAGCGGGAAATTCTTTCAGCAGCATTATGGCAGCTCCGGTTATGAGTTGTTTGAAAGGGCGCAGCATGGTGATCCTAAAGCTATGCAGGCTTTCAAGGAATACGGGTCTCACCTGGGCGAAGCCATTAAGATGATCCTTCTGATCCTTTCTCCGGAAGCAATATTCATTGGCGGCTCGGTAAGTGATTCATTTAAATTTTTTGAAGAAGGCCTTCGCGAATCGCTCAATGCCTTTCCTTTCAAAAGAGTCCTGAACGACCTCGAGATCCTAACCTCAGATGTTTCTGAAGTTTCACTGCTTGGAGCAGCAGCACTTGTGCAGGATCACCTGGAGGAACTGGCAAATCTGGCCATTGTGCCTTCAAAAACCGATATTAAAATTTAA
- a CDS encoding cation:proton antiporter, with the protein MLELAGIIILGILAQWFAWKFKIPAILPLILVGLAVGPVATLFTADGAKLIEPIWNGESGLFPGESLFYFVSLAIGVILFEGGLTLRKDEVLNVGPVIVKLITFAVIVTFIGAGVAAHFIFDLTWQISFLFASLIIVTGPTVITPILRNIPLKKDISAILKWEGILIDPIGALVAVLMFEFISAGKGSEFTETAMMEFGKIVLFGFTFGFTFAHGLAFAIKKNVIPHYLLNVVTLATVLGVFVMADQFAHESGLLAVVIMGMVMGNINLPNLKELLYFKESLSVLLISILFILLAANINMEDLYLIYNVNAALLFLAVVFVVRPLGVFLSSIGSSLKANEKMFISWVGPRGIVAAGIASLFGLELASQGVQDAEYITPLVFMIVLGTVLLNATTARLFAQLVGVFLKNSQGILIIGASTISRLIGSYLKKNNRHVVLVDNNGGNIRKARELGLDAIQENVYSDDLINNIELSDVGYLMAMTGNHEVNLNAIDKFKKHFGENGSFRVVSSDEMYDPENNPKEGLFSQTDDYIKLTNLARKYPSIHEIELNSAEHYEGLIEITKTDPDIIPLFVKNNEGDLSIIPSNSMDVEIEEGYQLVYLGKQLESQKSDEKENIEENIEQDRE; encoded by the coding sequence ATGTTAGAGTTAGCTGGAATCATCATCCTGGGAATATTGGCCCAATGGTTTGCCTGGAAATTTAAAATTCCGGCTATCCTGCCGCTTATTCTGGTAGGACTTGCTGTAGGTCCGGTGGCGACGCTTTTCACAGCTGATGGCGCCAAACTTATTGAACCCATCTGGAACGGGGAATCTGGATTATTTCCAGGGGAAAGCTTGTTCTATTTCGTTTCACTGGCTATTGGGGTGATTCTATTTGAGGGTGGGCTTACCCTTCGGAAAGATGAAGTCCTGAACGTTGGCCCCGTGATCGTGAAACTCATCACTTTTGCGGTGATCGTTACCTTTATAGGCGCTGGTGTTGCTGCGCATTTCATCTTTGACCTTACTTGGCAAATTTCCTTCCTGTTCGCTTCCCTGATTATCGTAACGGGCCCAACGGTGATTACACCCATTCTGCGGAATATCCCGTTAAAAAAAGATATTTCCGCCATTCTGAAGTGGGAAGGGATTTTGATCGATCCTATTGGAGCACTGGTTGCGGTATTGATGTTTGAGTTCATCAGTGCCGGGAAAGGTTCAGAATTCACCGAAACAGCCATGATGGAATTCGGGAAAATCGTGCTTTTTGGTTTCACCTTTGGATTTACCTTCGCTCACGGTCTCGCATTTGCGATCAAGAAAAATGTGATCCCTCATTATTTGCTGAACGTTGTAACGCTTGCCACCGTGCTGGGTGTTTTCGTAATGGCCGACCAGTTTGCTCATGAAAGCGGACTTTTAGCTGTGGTGATCATGGGAATGGTGATGGGAAACATCAATCTTCCCAATCTCAAAGAATTGTTGTATTTCAAGGAATCCCTGAGCGTTTTGCTCATTTCGATACTGTTTATCCTGCTCGCTGCGAACATCAATATGGAAGATCTTTACCTCATCTATAATGTGAACGCCGCACTACTATTCCTTGCTGTAGTCTTCGTTGTAAGACCGCTGGGGGTGTTTTTGAGCAGCATAGGTTCGTCTTTGAAGGCCAATGAAAAAATGTTTATCAGCTGGGTGGGTCCGCGAGGGATCGTAGCCGCTGGTATTGCTTCGCTGTTTGGACTGGAGCTGGCCAGCCAGGGGGTTCAGGATGCGGAATATATCACGCCGCTGGTTTTTATGATCGTGTTAGGTACGGTTTTGCTGAATGCCACTACTGCCCGACTCTTTGCCCAATTAGTAGGAGTTTTTCTGAAGAATTCCCAGGGAATTTTGATCATTGGCGCTTCAACCATTTCCAGACTGATCGGCTCTTATCTGAAAAAGAACAACCGTCACGTGGTGCTGGTTGATAATAACGGCGGAAATATTCGCAAGGCGCGTGAACTCGGCCTCGATGCTATCCAGGAAAACGTGTATTCAGATGACCTGATCAATAATATTGAATTGAGCGATGTGGGATATTTGATGGCCATGACCGGAAACCACGAGGTGAACCTCAACGCGATCGATAAGTTCAAAAAACATTTTGGTGAAAATGGCTCTTTCCGTGTCGTGTCTTCAGATGAAATGTATGATCCTGAAAACAACCCGAAAGAAGGCCTTTTTTCTCAAACCGATGATTATATCAAGCTGACTAACCTGGCCCGAAAGTATCCTTCGATCCATGAAATTGAACTGAATTCTGCAGAGCATTATGAAGGCCTGATAGAAATTACCAAGACCGATCCTGATATTATTCCTTTATTCGTGAAAAATAATGAAGGTGATCTCAGCATTATTCCTTCCAATTCTATGGATGTGGAAATTGAAGAAGGTTACCAGCTGGTGTATTTAGGAAAACAACTGGAAAGTCAGAAAAGCGACGAAAAGGAAAATATCGAAGAGAATATCGAGCAGGACCGGGAATAA
- a CDS encoding YebC/PmpR family DNA-binding transcriptional regulator, which yields MAGHSKWANIKHRKGAQDKKRAKQFTRAIKEITVAVKEGGGPDPEANPSLRNAIQNAKGVNMPKDTIERAIKKASGADADHYEMVTFEGYGPNGIAIFVECTTDNTNRTVASVRSIFSKNGGSLGTNGSLEFLFDKKGVFVIEREKIEMNMEEFELELIEGGATTIEKEEDYITIYTEFTDFGSMSSKLEELKIEPKSSEVQRIPMNTLELPVEDAKKIMGLIEKFEDDDDVQNVYHNLDISDELIAELEKE from the coding sequence ATGGCCGGACATAGTAAATGGGCAAATATCAAACACCGAAAAGGAGCACAGGATAAAAAACGTGCAAAACAATTCACCCGTGCGATCAAGGAGATCACCGTCGCGGTAAAAGAGGGCGGAGGTCCGGACCCCGAAGCGAATCCTTCTTTGCGGAATGCCATCCAGAATGCGAAAGGGGTGAACATGCCAAAAGACACTATTGAACGCGCCATTAAAAAAGCCAGTGGGGCAGATGCTGATCATTATGAAATGGTCACTTTCGAAGGTTATGGCCCAAACGGTATCGCCATTTTCGTGGAATGCACTACTGATAATACGAACAGAACTGTCGCTTCAGTCAGGTCAATTTTCTCTAAAAACGGTGGTAGTCTTGGAACCAATGGTTCCTTGGAATTCCTGTTCGATAAAAAAGGTGTTTTTGTGATCGAGCGTGAAAAGATCGAGATGAACATGGAAGAATTCGAACTCGAACTCATCGAAGGCGGCGCTACTACAATTGAAAAAGAAGAAGATTATATCACGATCTACACCGAATTTACCGACTTCGGAAGCATGTCTTCTAAGTTAGAAGAACTGAAGATCGAACCTAAAAGTTCTGAAGTGCAGCGTATCCCGATGAACACACTGGAATTACCCGTGGAAGATGCTAAAAAGATCATGGGCCTCATCGAAAAGTTTGAAGACGATGACGACGTTCAGAACGTCTACCACAACCTTGACATTTCAGATGAACTGATCGCTGAACTGGAAAAGGAATAA
- a CDS encoding sugar MFS transporter, producing MATTKTTSRSSTSRTIVIIGALFFIFGFVTWLNSLLIPYLEIACELTKFQSYFVTFAFYIAYVVMAPVSARTLNRLGFKNGMSVALGIMAFGALLFIPAAMTRMYILFLSGLFIMGSGLAILQTASNPYVTIIGPAESAAKRISIMGICNKLAGALAPILIGFFLQLEKADELKAEIANLSQAEMTSELNAMAMRVIPPYIGIIIVLLLLAFWVYKSDLPEVEAEEEDEAAKAANASKKTVFDFPHVILGVITLFLYVGVEVIAADSIISYGASQGIALTSAKYFATGTMIAMVVGYIMGIITIPKFIKQESALRVSAVLGIIFALLAIFTEGYTSLAFIAALGLANALMWPAIWPMALADVGKFTKEASSLLVMGIAGGAIVPLLYGALAENWSPQQAYWILVPCYLFILYFAVMGYKVRK from the coding sequence TTGGCAACAACAAAGACCACTTCGCGATCTTCAACCAGCCGAACTATTGTGATCATCGGCGCGTTATTCTTCATTTTTGGTTTCGTCACCTGGCTCAATTCCCTCTTGATCCCATATCTCGAGATCGCCTGTGAACTCACCAAATTTCAGTCGTATTTCGTGACCTTTGCCTTTTATATCGCTTATGTGGTCATGGCGCCGGTCTCTGCAAGAACACTGAATAGACTGGGTTTTAAAAACGGAATGTCGGTCGCACTGGGAATTATGGCTTTTGGAGCCTTGTTGTTCATTCCTGCGGCGATGACCAGGATGTATATTTTATTCCTTTCCGGTTTATTTATCATGGGTAGCGGCCTGGCCATTCTTCAAACCGCTTCGAACCCGTATGTTACGATAATAGGTCCTGCGGAAAGCGCTGCCAAACGAATCAGTATCATGGGAATTTGTAATAAACTGGCCGGAGCGCTGGCCCCGATCCTGATCGGGTTTTTCCTGCAGCTGGAAAAAGCCGATGAGCTGAAGGCGGAAATTGCCAATTTATCACAGGCCGAAATGACTTCTGAACTCAACGCCATGGCCATGCGCGTTATTCCGCCGTATATCGGGATCATCATCGTCTTGCTGCTATTGGCTTTCTGGGTTTATAAATCTGATCTTCCCGAGGTGGAAGCCGAAGAAGAAGATGAGGCGGCAAAGGCAGCAAATGCTTCCAAAAAGACCGTTTTCGATTTTCCGCATGTCATCCTTGGCGTGATCACGCTTTTCCTTTATGTGGGTGTAGAAGTGATCGCTGCAGATAGTATCATCAGCTATGGAGCTTCGCAGGGAATAGCGCTTACCAGTGCCAAATACTTCGCTACCGGAACCATGATCGCGATGGTCGTGGGCTATATTATGGGTATCATTACAATCCCAAAATTCATCAAACAGGAGAGTGCCCTGCGCGTTTCTGCAGTACTCGGGATCATATTTGCCTTATTGGCCATTTTTACCGAAGGTTATACGTCACTGGCGTTTATCGCGGCCCTCGGCTTAGCCAATGCCCTGATGTGGCCGGCTATATGGCCCATGGCTCTGGCAGATGTGGGGAAATTCACCAAAGAAGCCAGCTCTCTGCTGGTGATGGGAATCGCAGGAGGAGCAATCGTTCCGCTATTGTACGGTGCTTTGGCTGAAAATTGGAGTCCGCAGCAGGCTTACTGGATTCTGGTGCCCTGTTACCTGTTCATCCTGTATTTCGCCGTGATGGGTTATAAAGTGAGAAAATAG
- the murQ gene encoding N-acetylmuramic acid 6-phosphate etherase: protein MQKNKLTTEASSNYDDLDKMSTESLLKNINKEDQSVPLAVEKVIPQINTIVDINVAKMEKGGRVFYIGAGTSGRLGVLDASEIPPTFGVSGDWFIGLIAGGDTALRNAVENAEDDTAQAWKDLQKFKISEKDVLIGIAASGTTPYVIGGIETARKNGITTGCITCNSGSPLAKAAEYPIECIVGPEFVTGSTRMKSGTAQKLILNMISTATMIKMGRVKGNKMVDMQLSNKKLVNRGVKMICEELDIPEDEAQELLLKHGSVRAVLMNYKV, encoded by the coding sequence ATGCAAAAGAATAAACTGACTACCGAAGCATCGTCTAATTATGATGATCTGGACAAAATGAGCACGGAAAGTCTGTTAAAGAACATCAATAAAGAAGATCAGAGCGTTCCGTTGGCGGTGGAAAAAGTGATTCCGCAGATCAATACCATCGTTGATATCAATGTGGCGAAAATGGAAAAAGGAGGCCGCGTGTTTTACATTGGGGCCGGAACCAGCGGCCGACTGGGAGTGCTGGATGCTTCGGAAATCCCGCCTACATTTGGTGTTTCTGGCGACTGGTTCATTGGCCTGATCGCCGGTGGTGACACGGCCCTTCGCAATGCTGTGGAGAACGCTGAAGATGACACCGCGCAAGCCTGGAAAGACCTTCAGAAATTCAAAATTTCGGAAAAAGATGTGCTGATCGGGATCGCAGCATCGGGAACCACGCCCTATGTAATCGGGGGGATCGAAACCGCCCGAAAAAATGGTATCACTACCGGTTGTATCACGTGTAATTCAGGGAGTCCGTTAGCAAAGGCTGCAGAATATCCCATAGAATGCATCGTGGGTCCTGAATTTGTGACCGGAAGTACTCGAATGAAATCTGGTACCGCGCAAAAGCTAATCTTAAATATGATCTCTACAGCAACGATGATCAAAATGGGCCGGGTTAAGGGCAATAAGATGGTAGACATGCAATTATCTAACAAGAAACTGGTGAACCGCGGGGTAAAAATGATCTGCGAGGAACTGGACATCCCGGAAGATGAAGCCCAGGAACTACTTTTAAAACACGGCAGCGTTAGAGCCGTTCTTATGAATTACAAGGTGTAG